One region of Haloprofundus salilacus genomic DNA includes:
- a CDS encoding DUF309 domain-containing protein has translation MDEHTRDPSVAPPLGDPTGWRADNRWEHATLRRAVEHGVRLFNAGAFHESHDCFEDEWYNYGSGTTESAFLHGMVQVAAGAYKHFDFEDDAGMRSLFRTALQYLQGVPDDFYGVDLLEIRGTMRSALEDPTALEGFRISIDDHQPTAYEADYEYAERLD, from the coding sequence ATGGACGAGCACACCCGCGATCCGAGCGTGGCTCCGCCGCTCGGCGACCCGACCGGGTGGCGCGCGGACAACCGGTGGGAACACGCTACGCTCCGCCGCGCCGTCGAACACGGCGTCCGACTGTTCAACGCCGGCGCGTTCCACGAGAGCCACGACTGCTTCGAGGACGAGTGGTACAACTACGGTAGCGGCACGACCGAGAGCGCCTTCCTCCACGGGATGGTGCAGGTTGCCGCGGGCGCCTACAAGCACTTCGACTTTGAGGACGACGCCGGGATGCGCTCGCTGTTTCGGACCGCGCTCCAGTATCTCCAGGGCGTTCCGGACGACTTCTACGGCGTTGATTTGCTGGAGATTCGTGGGACGATGCGGTCGGCGCTGGAGGACCCGACCGCCCTAGAGGGGTTTCGAATCAGCATCGACGACCACCAACCCACTGCCTACGAAGCCGACTACGAGTACGCGGAGCGCCTCGATTGA
- a CDS encoding PrkA family serine protein kinase, translated as MNGDIETLEDLSQHYQDSVPADLREANSFDWYLREVYDDPRIARNAHQRVADMFDYYGTEYDEDAGVVEYLMASEDPLHDGENIFYGREVHESIHEFVNKVKSGARGLGPEKRIKLLLGPVGSGKSHFDLMVRRYFEDYTLRDEGRMYTFRWTNLCDVIRDQDPADDTVQSPMNQDPSVLLPQEQRDRVIERLNENLDAPYTIRNEQSLDPASEFYMDKLLAHYDDDLQSVLENHVEIIRLVASENKRQCIETFEPKDKKNQDETELTGDVNYSKLAVYGESDPRAFDYSGAFCNANRGLFSGEELLKLQREFLYDFLHASQEQTIKPKNNPRIDIDQVIVGRTNMPEYRDKKGDEKMEAFNDRTKRIDFPYVLEYTQEAEIYRKMLRNADVPDMHIEPHAMEMAGLFGVLTRITEPDGERISLTQKAKAYNGEIDDGDDVDVKKLREEGESKADIAEGMEGVSARFIGDEIAEAIMDATHRGRDYLSPLSIFTHFEENLENHGSIPEENVERYHRYLEMVRDEYKERAIEDVRHALAYDLDEIQRQGEKYMDHVMAYIDDATVRDELTGREQDPDEKFLRSVEEKLEIPSDRKDDFRQEVSNWVSRRAREGTSFNPQDNDRLRRALERKLWEDKKHNINFSALVSANELDDDERNAWIDALEEQGYSREGAREVLEFAGAEVAKAELET; from the coding sequence ATGAACGGTGATATCGAAACCCTCGAAGACCTGAGCCAGCACTACCAGGATTCCGTGCCAGCGGACCTCCGTGAGGCGAATTCGTTCGACTGGTATCTGCGCGAAGTGTACGACGACCCGCGCATCGCTCGCAACGCCCACCAGCGCGTTGCCGACATGTTCGACTACTACGGCACCGAGTACGACGAAGACGCCGGTGTCGTCGAGTACCTCATGGCGTCGGAAGACCCGCTCCACGACGGCGAGAACATCTTCTACGGCCGCGAGGTCCACGAGTCTATCCACGAGTTCGTCAACAAAGTCAAAAGCGGCGCTCGCGGACTCGGTCCCGAAAAGCGCATCAAACTCCTCCTCGGTCCCGTCGGGTCCGGGAAGTCGCACTTCGACCTGATGGTCCGACGCTACTTCGAGGACTACACGCTGCGCGACGAAGGCCGGATGTACACGTTCCGATGGACGAACCTCTGCGACGTCATCCGCGACCAGGACCCCGCCGACGACACGGTCCAGTCGCCGATGAATCAAGACCCCAGCGTGTTGCTCCCGCAGGAACAGCGCGACAGAGTCATCGAGCGGCTGAACGAGAACCTCGACGCCCCGTACACCATTCGCAACGAGCAGTCGCTGGACCCCGCCAGCGAGTTCTACATGGACAAACTGCTGGCGCACTACGACGACGACCTCCAATCGGTTTTAGAGAACCACGTCGAGATCATCCGACTCGTCGCCAGCGAGAACAAGCGGCAGTGCATCGAGACGTTCGAACCGAAGGACAAGAAGAATCAGGACGAGACCGAGCTGACGGGCGACGTCAACTACTCGAAACTCGCCGTCTACGGCGAGTCCGACCCCCGCGCGTTCGACTACTCGGGGGCGTTCTGTAACGCTAATCGAGGACTGTTCTCCGGTGAGGAGCTGTTGAAACTCCAGCGGGAGTTCCTCTACGACTTCCTGCACGCCAGCCAGGAACAGACGATCAAGCCGAAGAACAACCCGCGAATCGACATCGACCAGGTCATCGTCGGCCGGACCAACATGCCCGAGTACCGCGACAAGAAGGGCGACGAGAAGATGGAGGCGTTCAACGACCGGACGAAGCGCATCGACTTCCCATACGTCCTCGAGTACACGCAGGAGGCCGAAATCTACCGGAAGATGCTGCGGAACGCCGACGTGCCTGACATGCACATCGAACCGCACGCGATGGAGATGGCGGGGCTGTTCGGCGTCTTGACGCGCATCACCGAACCCGACGGCGAGCGCATCTCGCTTACCCAGAAGGCGAAAGCGTACAACGGCGAAATAGACGACGGCGACGACGTGGACGTGAAGAAACTCCGCGAGGAGGGCGAGTCGAAAGCCGACATCGCGGAAGGGATGGAGGGCGTCTCCGCGCGCTTCATCGGTGACGAGATCGCCGAGGCCATCATGGACGCGACGCACCGTGGCCGCGACTACCTCAGCCCGCTCTCGATCTTCACGCACTTCGAGGAGAACCTCGAAAACCACGGCTCCATCCCCGAGGAGAACGTTGAGCGCTACCACCGCTACCTGGAGATGGTGCGCGACGAGTACAAAGAGCGCGCCATCGAGGACGTGCGCCACGCGCTCGCCTACGACCTTGACGAGATTCAGCGGCAGGGCGAGAAGTACATGGACCACGTGATGGCGTACATCGACGACGCCACCGTCCGCGACGAACTGACGGGCCGCGAGCAGGATCCCGACGAGAAGTTCCTCCGCTCCGTCGAGGAGAAACTGGAGATTCCGAGCGACCGCAAGGACGACTTCCGCCAGGAAGTGAGCAACTGGGTCTCGCGCCGCGCCCGCGAGGGCACGTCGTTCAATCCGCAGGACAACGACCGACTCCGCCGCGCGCTCGAGCGCAAACTGTGGGAGGACAAGAAACACAACATCAACTTCTCCGCACTGGTGTCGGCCAACGAACTAGACGACGACGAGCGCAACGCCTGGATAGACGCGCTCGAAGAACAGGGGTACTCGCGCGAGGGGGCGCGTGAAGTGCTCGAATTCGCCGGCGCGGAGGTGGCCAAAGCCGAACTTGAGACGTAA
- a CDS encoding Lrp/AsnC family transcriptional regulator — translation MELDETDRSILRILQEDARTPFSEIARRIDMSSATVHDRVGRMENAGVIEGYHAKVDPKAVGYGTSALVGLRVEQGHEAEALERLEELDAVKEIYLTTGEWDVMLRVFAPDTEGLRELMFDHIAAMDGFSRSQTMVILGTEYERAGLPV, via the coding sequence ATGGAACTCGACGAGACGGACCGGTCGATTCTCCGCATACTTCAGGAGGACGCCCGCACCCCGTTCAGCGAAATCGCACGTCGAATCGACATGTCGAGTGCGACCGTCCACGACCGCGTCGGACGGATGGAGAACGCCGGCGTCATCGAGGGCTACCACGCCAAAGTCGACCCGAAGGCGGTCGGCTACGGCACGTCCGCGCTGGTCGGTCTCCGCGTCGAACAGGGCCACGAGGCGGAGGCGCTCGAACGCCTCGAGGAACTCGACGCCGTCAAGGAGATCTACCTGACGACCGGCGAGTGGGACGTGATGCTCCGCGTCTTCGCCCCCGACACCGAGGGTCTGCGCGAACTGATGTTCGACCACATCGCGGCGATGGACGGCTTCTCGCGCTCGCAGACGATGGTCATCCTCGGCACCGAGTACGAGCGGGCGGGGCTGCCAGTCTGA
- a CDS encoding dodecin, with the protein MVFKKITLIGQSDEGFDAAVDNAVDRAEKTLENVYWVEVDELMVELADDGREYQAEVTVAFQLE; encoded by the coding sequence ATGGTGTTCAAGAAGATCACGCTCATCGGTCAGAGCGACGAAGGATTCGACGCAGCTGTCGACAACGCCGTCGACCGCGCGGAGAAGACGCTGGAGAACGTCTACTGGGTCGAAGTGGACGAACTGATGGTCGAACTCGCCGACGACGGCCGAGAGTACCAAGCCGAGGTAACCGTCGCCTTCCAACTCGAATAA
- a CDS encoding UPF0179 family protein, producing MSTVTLIGTRLAEPGQEFVYGGESAACEGCPYRKQCLNLSEGTRYRVLDVRENTQTLECAVHDAGVRAVEVEPASVPANVPSKGAYAGSKTRLQGPCPHTECPSHEFCEPDGAEFNEEYRIQSIVGDPPHDYCHLNRSLTLVELEPKEN from the coding sequence ATGTCTACCGTCACGCTCATCGGGACTCGCCTGGCGGAACCGGGTCAAGAGTTCGTATACGGGGGCGAGTCCGCCGCCTGCGAGGGCTGTCCGTACCGGAAGCAGTGTCTGAACCTCTCGGAGGGGACGCGCTACCGCGTCCTCGACGTCCGCGAGAACACTCAGACGCTCGAATGCGCCGTCCACGACGCTGGCGTCCGTGCCGTTGAAGTCGAACCCGCGTCCGTCCCCGCGAACGTCCCCTCGAAGGGCGCGTACGCCGGGAGCAAAACCCGCCTGCAGGGGCCGTGCCCGCACACCGAGTGTCCGAGCCACGAGTTTTGCGAACCCGACGGGGCAGAGTTCAACGAGGAGTACCGAATTCAGTCCATCGTCGGCGACCCGCCGCACGACTACTGTCACCTGAACCGGTCGCTGACGCTCGTCGAGTTGGAACCGAAGGAGAACTGA
- a CDS encoding bifunctional metallophosphatase/5'-nucleotidase, with translation MPRLLHYSDIENVYDDPERAGRLAGLLYSLDGPDSLVVGSGDNTSPGVLALVSKGRQALDFFRAVDSDVETFGNHDFDYGPDATRELVADAPQTWVSTNVRDEAGDRFGRDEGVVPWTVESVGGDDVGFFGVTDPATDSLNPQAAELAFTDPYEAAERAVSELRAEGVDYVVAVSHLGAGDDELARRVDVDAVLGGHVHSERVERVDETLLLRPGVNGRTVLELTLDDGTRADRHDPNESDAPVDESLVAALRGRLAESGLDTVVARAETPLRRSEEVVFGGECAIGNFVADAYRWAADTDVGLQNSGGIRNGPPLSGEVTVADLVSVVPFAEPVVVAELTGEELLTAFRQASGGIVDFGEPHWWHGHLSGATVRWDDEREELLSACVGGEPVDPERLYRVATAEYLLHGDHEFPVIEERHRAGEFGIQHEILAEYAREVGLSASVEGRIRRPASD, from the coding sequence ATGCCGCGGTTGCTTCACTACTCGGACATCGAGAACGTCTACGACGACCCCGAGCGCGCGGGCCGTCTCGCAGGCTTGCTCTACTCGCTCGACGGACCGGACTCGCTCGTCGTCGGCAGTGGCGACAACACCTCTCCAGGGGTTCTGGCGCTGGTCTCGAAGGGACGGCAGGCGCTCGACTTCTTCCGCGCCGTCGACAGCGACGTGGAGACGTTCGGCAACCACGACTTCGACTACGGACCCGACGCGACCCGCGAACTGGTCGCCGACGCCCCGCAGACGTGGGTGAGCACGAACGTCCGCGACGAGGCGGGCGACCGATTCGGCCGCGACGAGGGCGTCGTCCCGTGGACCGTCGAGTCCGTCGGCGGTGACGACGTCGGCTTCTTCGGCGTCACCGACCCGGCAACTGACTCGCTGAACCCGCAGGCCGCCGAATTGGCGTTCACGGACCCGTACGAGGCGGCCGAACGCGCCGTCTCCGAACTCCGCGCCGAGGGCGTCGACTACGTCGTCGCGGTGTCGCACCTCGGCGCAGGCGACGACGAACTTGCCCGGCGGGTGGACGTCGACGCGGTTCTCGGCGGCCACGTCCACTCCGAGCGGGTCGAACGCGTCGACGAGACGCTGCTGCTCCGACCGGGCGTCAACGGCCGGACGGTGCTCGAACTGACGCTCGACGACGGCACGCGCGCCGACCGACACGACCCGAACGAGAGCGACGCGCCCGTCGACGAGTCGCTGGTAGCGGCGCTCCGGGGTCGCCTCGCCGAGTCCGGACTTGACACTGTGGTCGCGCGGGCGGAGACGCCGCTGCGACGGTCCGAGGAGGTGGTCTTCGGCGGCGAGTGCGCCATCGGCAACTTCGTCGCTGACGCGTATCGCTGGGCCGCCGACACGGACGTGGGTCTCCAGAACAGCGGCGGCATCCGGAACGGGCCGCCGCTGTCGGGCGAGGTGACCGTCGCGGACCTCGTGAGCGTCGTCCCCTTCGCCGAACCGGTCGTCGTCGCCGAACTGACGGGCGAGGAGTTGCTGACCGCGTTCCGGCAGGCGTCCGGCGGAATCGTCGACTTCGGCGAACCACACTGGTGGCATGGCCACCTCAGCGGCGCGACGGTCCGGTGGGACGACGAACGGGAGGAACTGCTCTCGGCGTGCGTCGGCGGCGAACCCGTCGACCCGGAGCGACTGTACCGCGTCGCGACGGCGGAGTACCTGCTCCACGGCGACCACGAGTTCCCGGTCATCGAGGAGCGTCACCGCGCGGGCGAGTTCGGCATCCAGCACGAGATACTGGCGGAGTACGCCCGCGAGGTCGGCCTCTCGGCGAGCGTCGAAGGGCGGATTCGGCGACCGGCGAGCGACTGA
- a CDS encoding DUF63 family protein, protein MATVAERVEADPERTWLATMAALLVALVGGSLAFPRIVYDGFLWRYFWGPVVADGEGAVCAVRSGGTTSLLDSAGACQSATGFVAYPGYTLVSEAGYVVTLLLMLGGVVLLLRRLNIGTSRKFFYALFPFMLFGGALRVVEDAGIAAMRAGVDPAIPFPWSALIISPFIYFTVFFVTLAAVVVTVMLSRRGVFDEFYRPLAAIGALVLATTLAYLGYLAAATEYVTFYPQVITVMLMLTTVVTAVTWWLIETYKPELNAGTVYVGLLLLWGHALDGVANVVGLDWMTALGAGPNLVPKHPVNAGIVDITAAVLPASVLAVTGDAWPFLLVKLAAAVFIIWIFEPEIFEESPRYAMLLLIAALAVGLGPGTRDMLRATLGI, encoded by the coding sequence ATGGCAACGGTCGCAGAACGCGTGGAGGCGGACCCCGAGCGCACGTGGCTCGCGACGATGGCCGCCCTCCTCGTCGCGCTCGTCGGCGGGTCTCTCGCTTTCCCCCGCATCGTCTACGATGGTTTCCTCTGGCGCTACTTCTGGGGCCCGGTCGTCGCCGACGGCGAAGGGGCGGTGTGCGCCGTCCGCTCCGGCGGCACGACGTCGCTGCTCGACAGCGCCGGGGCGTGTCAGTCCGCGACGGGCTTCGTCGCGTATCCCGGGTACACGCTCGTCTCGGAGGCCGGGTACGTCGTCACCCTGTTGCTCATGCTCGGCGGCGTCGTCCTCCTGCTTCGCCGCCTGAACATCGGCACGAGTCGCAAGTTCTTCTACGCGCTCTTCCCGTTCATGCTGTTTGGCGGGGCGCTGCGCGTCGTCGAGGACGCCGGTATCGCGGCGATGCGCGCGGGCGTCGACCCCGCGATTCCGTTCCCGTGGAGCGCGCTCATCATCAGCCCGTTCATCTACTTCACCGTCTTCTTCGTCACGCTCGCCGCCGTCGTCGTCACGGTGATGCTCTCGCGGCGCGGCGTGTTCGACGAGTTCTACCGGCCGCTGGCGGCGATCGGAGCGCTCGTCCTCGCGACGACGCTCGCGTATCTGGGTTATCTCGCGGCGGCGACGGAGTACGTCACCTTCTACCCGCAGGTCATCACCGTGATGCTGATGTTGACCACCGTCGTCACCGCCGTCACGTGGTGGCTCATCGAGACGTACAAACCCGAACTCAACGCCGGAACCGTCTACGTCGGATTGCTGCTCCTCTGGGGGCACGCGCTCGACGGCGTCGCCAACGTCGTCGGTCTCGATTGGATGACGGCGCTCGGCGCGGGACCGAACCTCGTCCCCAAACACCCGGTGAACGCCGGTATCGTCGACATCACCGCCGCCGTCCTTCCGGCGTCGGTACTCGCGGTGACCGGCGACGCGTGGCCGTTCTTGCTGGTGAAACTCGCCGCCGCCGTCTTCATCATCTGGATCTTCGAACCGGAGATATTCGAGGAGAGTCCGCGCTACGCGATGCTGCTTCTCATCGCCGCGCTCGCGGTGGGTCTCGGTCCCGGCACCCGCGACATGCTCCGCGCGACGCTCGGTATTTGA
- a CDS encoding succinylglutamate desuccinylase/aspartoacylase domain-containing protein produces the protein MRVHQLGDGTPEVAVVAGIHGDEPCGPLAVERLLAEAPTVERPVKLVIANEEALERGVRYLDDDLNRSFPGAADAESHERRLAYDLVRELRDCTVLALHSTQSTPRPFAVVDAVDAVARAVCPHLPVDVLVETDGFVEGRLIDHAHTVEVECGLQGSDEAVENAYDLIRGFLAATGVLTAPESTDRLDAGLSDEVTVFRLADKIPKPPAGEYEVFATNFELVKAGDRFAVYDGEDVAAEVDFYPVLLSPYGYPDLFGYAAEKVGTLE, from the coding sequence ATGCGGGTTCATCAGCTAGGTGACGGAACACCTGAAGTCGCCGTTGTCGCCGGAATTCACGGCGACGAACCGTGCGGTCCTCTCGCAGTCGAACGGCTCCTCGCCGAGGCACCGACCGTTGAACGCCCCGTCAAACTCGTCATCGCCAACGAGGAGGCGCTCGAACGCGGCGTCCGCTACCTTGACGACGACCTGAACCGCTCGTTTCCGGGAGCGGCCGACGCCGAGAGCCACGAGCGCCGACTCGCTTACGATCTCGTACGGGAACTCCGCGACTGCACGGTGTTGGCCCTGCACTCCACGCAGTCGACGCCTCGGCCGTTCGCCGTCGTCGATGCGGTCGACGCTGTCGCGCGCGCCGTCTGTCCCCACCTCCCCGTCGACGTGCTCGTCGAGACCGACGGCTTCGTCGAGGGTCGACTCATCGACCACGCCCACACCGTCGAAGTCGAGTGCGGGCTGCAGGGGAGCGACGAGGCCGTCGAGAACGCTTACGATCTGATTCGAGGCTTTCTCGCGGCGACGGGCGTGCTCACCGCCCCCGAGAGCACCGACCGCCTCGACGCGGGCCTCAGCGACGAGGTGACCGTCTTCCGACTCGCCGACAAGATACCGAAACCGCCCGCAGGCGAGTACGAAGTGTTCGCGACGAACTTCGAGTTGGTCAAGGCGGGCGACCGCTTCGCCGTCTACGACGGCGAGGACGTCGCCGCGGAAGTCGACTTCTACCCGGTGCTCCTCTCGCCGTACGGCTACCCCGACCTGTTCGGCTACGCTGCCGAGAAGGTCGGCACGCTGGAGTAA
- a CDS encoding RNA ligase partner protein, which yields MADYPLKQRFVLDTSLFLADEIREGDETMEKALVRLLDTLALAKLRLNISCYMPPSVHNELMAVLRNRGVGEETTAQLNTWVIRKHPSRFEVMIPAEIVSRFMREMSSRVDGGLRVAEDAVREAAEAGVADDAISNLRRNYRQTLRRGVVDSQEDLDLLVLARELDAGVVTEDTGIIDWAEDFGLRYLRGRDFPALLDAYLDASFEA from the coding sequence ATGGCCGACTACCCGCTGAAACAGCGGTTCGTTCTCGACACGTCGCTGTTCCTCGCCGACGAGATTCGCGAGGGCGACGAGACGATGGAGAAGGCGCTCGTCCGACTGCTCGACACGCTGGCGCTCGCGAAACTGCGGCTCAACATCTCCTGTTACATGCCGCCGTCGGTCCACAACGAACTGATGGCCGTGCTCCGGAACCGCGGCGTCGGCGAGGAGACGACGGCCCAACTCAACACCTGGGTTATCCGTAAACACCCCTCCCGGTTCGAGGTGATGATTCCGGCCGAAATCGTCTCGCGGTTCATGCGCGAGATGAGTTCGCGCGTCGACGGCGGCCTGCGCGTCGCCGAGGATGCCGTCCGAGAAGCCGCCGAGGCGGGCGTCGCCGACGACGCCATCTCGAACCTCCGCCGCAACTACCGGCAGACGCTCCGGCGCGGCGTCGTTGACTCGCAGGAGGATTTAGACCTGCTGGTACTCGCGCGCGAACTCGACGCGGGCGTCGTCACAGAGGACACCGGTATCATCGACTGGGCGGAGGATTTCGGCCTGCGGTACCTCCGCGGACGCGACTTCCCGGCGCTCCTCGACGCGTACCTCGACGCGAGTTTCGAGGCCTGA
- a CDS encoding nucleotidyltransferase domain-containing protein, whose product MTTTSADVRDRIDAALDSFEAEYEVSVVLAVARGSHAWGLASPESDYDVGVVYAPDDLRTGFHLSAPRDTVGRTFDPDIEVRGWNATKFAKLLSQSNDGAVDALRSPIRYRERFDADALREYVEETYNPAALYHCYRGIAKSNYRKYLSRHLVDNEKQLYPIQERTADEYVVRSRVSGKRFSVPRRLVDSGESVRVSVELVESGPTAETAGASPEFVERTFRSTKTRRTVKRNLSVLAAVMNARYLLATGEAGEHELPHVDFSTFLAEQAPNVFDDELLALADELVERKRRGDNSDIGDRIGYETATLPEELDYETHARPGPANTRLDEFVDEMLAARRSRRGAE is encoded by the coding sequence GTGACGACGACTTCGGCGGACGTGCGTGATCGAATCGACGCCGCACTCGACTCGTTCGAAGCGGAATACGAAGTTTCGGTCGTCCTCGCGGTCGCTCGCGGGAGCCACGCGTGGGGGCTCGCCTCGCCGGAGAGCGACTACGACGTGGGCGTCGTCTACGCACCCGACGACCTCCGGACGGGCTTTCACCTCTCTGCGCCGCGCGACACCGTCGGGCGGACGTTCGATCCGGATATCGAGGTGAGAGGGTGGAACGCGACGAAGTTCGCGAAACTCCTCTCGCAGTCGAACGACGGAGCCGTCGACGCGCTCCGGAGTCCAATTCGGTACCGCGAGCGGTTCGACGCCGACGCGCTCCGCGAGTACGTCGAGGAGACGTATAACCCGGCCGCTCTATACCACTGTTATCGCGGTATCGCGAAGTCGAACTACCGGAAGTATCTCTCGCGGCATCTCGTCGACAACGAGAAGCAACTGTACCCAATCCAGGAGCGGACGGCCGACGAGTATGTCGTCCGCAGTCGCGTCAGCGGAAAGCGTTTCTCGGTTCCGCGTCGCCTCGTCGACTCCGGAGAGTCGGTGCGGGTTTCGGTCGAACTCGTCGAATCTGGACCGACGGCCGAAACAGCGGGAGCGTCCCCCGAGTTCGTCGAGCGGACGTTCCGGTCGACGAAGACCAGACGGACGGTGAAACGAAACCTCTCGGTGCTCGCCGCGGTGATGAACGCCCGGTACCTCCTCGCGACGGGCGAAGCGGGGGAACACGAACTCCCGCACGTCGACTTCTCAACGTTCCTCGCCGAACAAGCGCCGAACGTCTTCGACGACGAGTTGCTCGCGCTCGCCGACGAACTCGTCGAACGTAAACGGCGAGGCGACAACAGCGACATCGGCGACCGAATCGGCTACGAGACGGCGACGCTCCCCGAAGAACTCGACTACGAGACGCACGCACGGCCCGGTCCGGCGAACACGAGGTTGGATGAGTTCGTAGACGAGATGTTGGCCGCGCGACGAAGTCGTCGCGGCGCGGAGTAA
- a CDS encoding DUF5820 family protein, producing MSFDALPDGWTVWNDEPDGRAILAYRPDVFDSQQFPAPCMPTVFLSNGSRRRRPGASQIETDTWHVTLLLEPEIEAETTEYDSRAAAVDGAVECARRFADGEVEYRSLYQVPRETYFDRLDELTGRSD from the coding sequence ATGAGCTTCGACGCGCTCCCCGACGGGTGGACCGTCTGGAACGACGAACCCGACGGCCGGGCGATTCTCGCCTACCGGCCGGACGTGTTCGACAGCCAGCAGTTCCCCGCCCCGTGTATGCCGACCGTGTTTCTCAGCAACGGCTCTCGGAGACGACGGCCCGGAGCCTCGCAGATAGAGACCGACACCTGGCACGTGACGCTCCTTTTGGAACCCGAAATCGAGGCCGAGACGACCGAGTACGACTCCCGAGCGGCCGCCGTCGACGGCGCTGTCGAGTGCGCGAGGCGGTTCGCCGACGGCGAGGTTGAGTACCGCTCGCTGTATCAGGTGCCGCGCGAGACGTACTTCGACAGACTCGACGAACTCACCGGTCGGAGCGACTAA